The following coding sequences lie in one Leucobacter allii genomic window:
- a CDS encoding amidase yields MISPTSSALEIAAAIRSGAVGAVEVAEMYLAEIDRRNDAINAIVWLDREDVLRRARASEARVRAGDAARPFEGVPIPVKDLSSVAGQPNTMSSLSIPERPATETEIDVRLLEDAGFVLMGRSNSPEFGPLTASENARHGKTRNPWNLEFTSGGSSGGASAAVAGGLAPIGHASDGGGSIRVPSSVTGLVGLKPSRGRVPAEVRGWEHSTTSGVIARTVADSATALDVLSPFDPLAWYSAPAPARPFAREVGADPGRLRIGLLLESPSGLPVDEVNAEAARQAAAALEALGHIVEPVSPFLFSPEAGKGFVDLVISASVYASPYEDVELVDPYIRYRIEQAKTFHSGEYAALAGLLQWETRQVNAQFGRDFDLLLTPTMAVATPRVGVVYDEANETPDAPRLTEARQVTFTAWANIAGLPAISLPVHEADGLPVGAQLVAGPFDEASLIRVASQLEPVFGWDTRIAPGAGEGPRP; encoded by the coding sequence ATGATCAGCCCCACGAGTTCAGCGCTCGAGATCGCCGCGGCGATCCGCAGCGGCGCCGTCGGCGCGGTCGAGGTCGCCGAGATGTACCTGGCCGAGATCGATCGGCGCAACGACGCCATCAACGCGATCGTCTGGCTGGACCGCGAGGACGTGCTGCGCCGGGCGCGCGCGTCCGAGGCCCGCGTCCGAGCCGGCGACGCCGCGCGCCCGTTCGAGGGCGTGCCGATCCCGGTCAAGGACCTCAGCAGCGTCGCCGGACAGCCCAACACGATGTCCTCGCTCTCCATCCCGGAGCGACCCGCCACGGAGACCGAGATCGACGTCCGGCTGCTCGAGGACGCCGGCTTCGTGCTCATGGGGCGCAGCAACAGCCCCGAGTTCGGCCCGCTCACGGCGTCCGAGAACGCGCGCCACGGGAAGACCCGGAACCCCTGGAACCTGGAGTTCACCTCCGGGGGCTCGAGCGGCGGCGCGAGCGCGGCCGTGGCCGGAGGCCTCGCCCCCATCGGCCACGCCTCCGACGGCGGCGGATCGATCCGCGTCCCCTCGAGCGTCACCGGCCTCGTCGGCCTGAAGCCGAGCCGAGGCCGCGTGCCCGCCGAGGTCCGCGGCTGGGAGCATTCGACGACGTCGGGCGTGATCGCCCGCACCGTCGCCGACAGTGCGACGGCGCTCGACGTGCTCTCTCCCTTCGATCCCCTCGCCTGGTACTCGGCGCCGGCGCCCGCGCGTCCGTTCGCACGGGAGGTCGGAGCGGATCCCGGTCGCCTGCGCATCGGCCTGCTGCTCGAGAGCCCGTCCGGCCTCCCGGTCGACGAGGTGAATGCGGAGGCGGCGCGGCAGGCGGCCGCCGCGCTCGAAGCCCTCGGGCACATCGTGGAGCCGGTGTCGCCGTTCCTCTTCAGCCCCGAGGCGGGCAAGGGCTTCGTCGACCTCGTCATCAGCGCGAGCGTCTACGCCTCGCCGTACGAGGACGTGGAGCTCGTCGACCCCTACATCCGGTACCGCATCGAGCAGGCGAAGACCTTCCACTCGGGGGAGTACGCCGCGCTCGCCGGGCTGCTGCAGTGGGAGACGCGCCAGGTGAACGCGCAGTTCGGGCGCGACTTCGACCTGCTGCTCACGCCGACGATGGCCGTCGCGACCCCGAGGGTCGGCGTCGTCTACGACGAGGCGAACGAGACGCCCGACGCCCCGCGCCTCACCGAGGCGCGCCAGGTGACGTTCACCGCATGGGCGAACATCGCGGGCCTCCCGGCGATCTCGCTCCCGGTGCACGAGGCCGATGGACTGCCGGTCGGCGCGCAGCTCGTCGCCGGCCCCTTCGACGAGGCATCGCTCATCCGGGTGGCCTCACAGCTGGAGCCGGTGTTCGGGTGGGACACGCGCATCGCCCCCGGTGCGGGGGAGGGGCCGCGGCCGTGA